TTTCACTGGCGTGCGCAATATCAAAAGGATAAAAAATTGGGCCATGCTCCTACCATGAAAGAACTCTATCCCAATATGTCTGTGGATGGGTATCCGATGGACTATAAAGTTTCAGAAGCCCCGCATGCTTCCTCCTCTCAGAAGAGACAGTTTATTCCTGGGCAGGCAGCTGGTAATCCACAGTCCTATGTCAAAAATGGAGTGGATGAAATCTTTGCAGAGGGCTTTGGTAGCAGCAGCCTGGTTGAAAAACGCGAGTCTGAATCCCTGGCCGTCTGGAACAAAGGGGAATGGACGGTTCAGATTGCCCGTCCTTTGAAAACCTTAAATGGTTCACTTTTGTCTGTCGGTGGCAAAAATTATGTCTGCTTTGCTGTTTGGCAGGGGGGGCAGCGTGAGGTCGGTTCACGTAAATCAGTGACCTTGATGTGGGTCGAATTAAAACTAAAGGCCTAAACTAACGTGTTAAACAGTCAGTTTCCGTCTCCATATCTTTTGGCTTCGCTTTTAACCGGTTATCCGGCATCGGATCTTGAGGAAGAAGTGAAAACCTTACTTCCCTTGCTGAAGCAGGAAAACTCTTCTGAGTCTATGGCGCTGTGGCAGGCACTGCAAACACTTGACTCAGCATTTCTGCTGCAATTGCAATCAGACTATATCGATCTCTTTGATCGGGGGCATGCCCAAAACCCAATTTATGAAACAGAATTTGGACGCAATCGCTCAATCAGTAAGGCCTCTGAACTGGCTGACTTGGCAGGATTTTACAGGGCATTTGGATTGAATTCTGAAGGAATTCCTGAAATGCCAGACCATATATCTGTGGAATTAGAATTTTATGCTTTTCTACTGCTCAAAGAGACTGCTCTTATTGAGTCAGGAGAAAGTGAGGGTGTTGAAATTGTAAAGGAAGCAAGAGCATTGTTTTTGAAAGAGCATCTTGCAGGATTTGCATTGGCCTTGCCCCTCTCAGAAGGGGTGGTGGCACATCCCATCTATCGACACGTTTTTAACTGGTGCAGTAAACTGGTGAAAGACGCTTGTGAACTTGAAGGTGTTCAACCCGATGCCTTAAATTATTTTCATCAGGAACAAGAGCCTGAAGAAATGAATTGCAGTGTTTTGGGGGGCTGTACGGCACAGCTGGCCACAGGCAGATCTGAACAGCTTTTACAGATAGAAAGGGGATAAATATGTTTGGAATTGGTGTACCTGAACTTTTACTGATTCTGGTCCTGGCCTTGATTATCTTTGGTCCAGGAAAATTACCTGAGGTGGGAAAGGCCATTGGCAGAGGTCTTTCAGAATTTCGCAAAGCCGCTAAAGATGTACAGGAGGCTGCAGACCTGAGTTTAACTGAAAAAACAGGCGAATCAAGTGCTGAAGATGCTAAAAAGGTAGAAAAATCCAAGGTATGATCTCAGTTTCAGAGGCTATGCGTGAAATTCTGGCTTGTATTCCCTCCTCTCCAATCAGCGAGTTATGTTTAAGTGAGTATTATCCAGCCGTTTTGCGTGAGCCTCTGGTTGCTGATCGGCCTTTTCCACCTTTTGACAGAGTCGCCATGGATGGCATTGCACTTGCCCATAAAACCTGGCAAGGGGGGCAACGAGCATTTAAAGTTGAAGCCCAACAGCCAGCCGGAACCCCCGCTCACACACTCCACTCAGAATTACATTGTATAGAAGTAATGACAGGTGCCGTTTTGCCAAGGGGATGCGACTGTGTTGTAAAAATAGAAGATTTAGATCTCCATGAAGGCAGGGCCCATCTTAAGCCAGATATCAAGCTTCAACCCAGACAAAATATTCATTCCCAGGGCAGTGATTATCAAACGGGTGAAGTTTTGGCCAAGCCCGGCAGTATCCTGCGTGCGCATCATTATGCAATAGCTGCTTCTGTAGGAAAAACAAGCATAAAGGTTTCGAGGTTACCCCGTATTGCTTTGGTCAGTACAGGAGATGAATTGGTACAACCTTCACGCTCACCCTTGCCACATCAAATTCGAAGTTCAAACCAAAGTTTTTTTGCCTCTGCTTTGTTCCAGGCGCATCTTGCTGAAACAGAAAATTTTCATCTGCCGGATTCAGCACCTGCTTTGGAGTCGGGTTTGTCCAGCATCTTGGCTGAGTTTGATATGCTGATTATTTCTGGTGGTGTTTCCATGGGCCTTTATGATTTGGTGCCTGGCACGCTTGCAAAACTTGGGGTGAGAAAGATTTTTCATAAGGTCGCACAAAAACCTGGAAAACCTCTTTGGTTTGGAGTCAGTCAAGCGGGACTGCCCATCTTTGCTTTGCCTGGCAATCCTGTATCTGCAGCAATCTGTCTGTATAGGTATGTCTTCCCAGCTCTTTTTCAATCCCTGAATCGTTCCCCGTACCCTCTTTCAGCACTGCTCAACCAGACGGTCAGATTTTCGAAAAGCTTGACACAATTTTTGCCCGTGAAACTGTGTCAAAATGAATCTGCTCAGTGGTTGGCAGACCCAGTGAAAATAAATGGTTCAGGTGATTTTGCAACGTTGGCCAAGAGTGACGGTTTTTTAGAATTGCCTGCTCAGCCTGAAGTTTTTGAGAAAGGATGTGCTTATCCTCTGTGGCTCTGGCAAGTATAATTCCATCTTCATTCGATCAAAAAGAGGCAAAACAGCTTTTGGATCCGCACGGAAGAAGAATTCGAAAATTGCGTGTATCCTTACTTGATGCTTGTAATTTCCGTTGCTTTTATTGTATGCCTGAAAAGATCCGCTTTTCATCTCTCCGCAATGCTTTGAAGATTGAAGAACTTACTGGAATTTGTTCCGCTTTGGTTGCTGCTGGGATTACCCAGATTCGTCTGACTGGTGGTGAGCCTACCCTTCGTCCTGATTTTCAGGAGGTGGTTAAAAGCCTGTCCCAACTTCCCATTGAAAAATTAGGGTTGACCAGCAATGGGTTCCTTCTGGAGCAGCATTTGGCTTTTCTAAAGCTGATGGGCTGCCACTATCTGAACATCAGCCTGGATTCGCTCTCTGAAGAGAATTTTAATCGCATGACCCGTTCCAAAGGCTTTTCAAACGTTTTATCCTCGGTATTAAAAGCCCGTGAATTGGGGTTTTCGCTCAAACTCAATACGGTAGTGATGCGGAATGAAAATGACCATGAAATTCTGGATTTTGTACGTTTTTCAGAAGAAACAGGTATTGAGATCAGATTTTTGGAATTGATGAAAATAGGTCAGGCTTGTCAATACCAGTCTGATGCTTTTGTATCTGCTGAAGAGATGCTTGATCGCATTCAGGCTCAGATTGCTTTGCAACCCGTTCAAGTAGATAGAGATTCGACAGCCTTTAGTTTTCATACCGCGCGGGGGGGACGCATTGGGTTTATTGCTTCAGAGTCTCGTCCTTTCTGTGGCAGTTGTTCTCGCTTGCGCCTCAGCCATGACGGCCAGTTACGCGCCTGTCTGATGTTGAATAGGGGTGAAAGCCTGAGGAATTTGGACCCCGCTGGTTTAGAGCAGGCAACACAACAGGTTCTCGCGATGAAACCGATTACACGTCTTGATTCGATTTCTCAAGACATGTATAGGATAGGGGGTTAGGCGTGACGAATATGCCTGGCCTGAGCCATATTGATGCTCAGAATTTACCTACAATGGTGGATATTGGTGGCAAAAAACCGACACGAAGGGAGGCCATTGCCCAGACTCTCGTTATCCTTCCTCCTGAAATTTTGGCCTGTCTGACCCCTGAAGGGGAAGTGCTCGGCCCCAAAGGCCCTGTCTTTCAAACGGCTATAATTGCAGGGACGATGGCTGTAAAACGTACCCATGATCTGATTCCTTTCTGTCACCCGCTGCCGATTGAAAATTGTAAGATTGAGATAGAATTTTACTCGGAAAATCAGATAGCGATCCGCTGTAGTGTGTGTGTAACGCACAAAACAGGAGTAGAAATGGAAGCTTTAACCGGCGCAACAGTGGCGGCTTTGACCGTATATGACATGTGCAAGGCCCTTTCACATTTGATCGTGATTCAAGAAACCCGGTTACTGAGTAAAACCGGAGGCAAATGTGATTATCAAGCATCAGAAGACACACCAAGCTGAGTTTTTTCACCCGCTTACGCTGGCGGTCTGCGGTCTGAGTCATTCTGGAAAAACAAGCTTGATTAAAACACTGATAGCAAAATATAGCAAAAGTTTTCGGGTGGGGTATCTCAAGCATGATGCTCATTCTTTTACGATGGATACGCCCGGTAAAGATACCTTTCTGGCGCGAGAGGCTGGAGCGGCAAAAGTCTTGATTTCAAATGCCCATGAACAGGCCGCACTTGCACCAGAGCCCCTTGATTTGCTTGAGAAACGCCAGGCCTTTCAAAACTGTGATTTTTTATTTGTCGAAGGTTATAAAGAAAGCAACTGGCCTAAATGGGTCTTTCTCGATGCTCAGGGAATCATGCTTGAGCGTGTGAAATCAGGAGAAATCAACCAGGTATTGGCTTATATCTGCGAATTTAAACCTCCTGCAGATCTACCTGTTCCTGCCTTTTGTCGTTCGGATATTCAGGCGATCTCCGAATTTTTTGAAACTTGGCTGGGTTCACAGATCTCTAACCGCCCTTTCAATGGCCTGGTTCTGGCGGGTGGAATGAGTCAACGCATGGGGCAGGACAAAGCGGCATTGGTTTACCGGGATAAAACGCAATTGGAAACAAGTACGGAACTTTTAGCCTCTCTCTGTCAGCAGGTCTATGTTTCCTGTCGGGGTGAACAAAAAAACAGTCTTCAGGCCTTAACGGCTTTTCCTGTGCTGGAAGACCGCCTGCTCGGGCTGGGACCTTTGGGGGGGATTTTAACCGCTTTTCTTCACCAACCTGAAGCGGCGTGGTTGGTTTTGGCCGTAGATTTACCCTGGCTCGATTCTGCAACCCTGCAATATCTAATTCAAAACCGGGATCCCTTTGCCCTTGCAACAGCCTTTCGCAGCAGCACTGATGGTTTGCCCGAGCCCCTGTGTGCGATTTATGAACCCAGATTCAAGGAGCGGCTGTTTGCTTTCTTGGGGGCTGGGTATCAATGTCCGCGCAAAGCCTTGCTCAATTCCCCGATCCAATACCTGGAACTGCCCGAACCCCACCG
This DNA window, taken from bacterium (Candidatus Blackallbacteria) CG13_big_fil_rev_8_21_14_2_50_49_14, encodes the following:
- a CDS encoding bifunctional molybdenum cofactor guanylyltransferase MobA/molybdopterin-guanine dinucleotide biosynthesis adaptor protein MobB (in Escherichia coli MobA links a guanosine 5'-phosphate to molydopterin to form molybdopterin guanine dinucleotide during molybdenum cofactor biosynthesis; MobB is not essential but has been found to interact with multiple proteins involved in the molybdopterin guanine dinucleotide cofactor biosynthesis pathway), which codes for MIIKHQKTHQAEFFHPLTLAVCGLSHSGKTSLIKTLIAKYSKSFRVGYLKHDAHSFTMDTPGKDTFLAREAGAAKVLISNAHEQAALAPEPLDLLEKRQAFQNCDFLFVEGYKESNWPKWVFLDAQGIMLERVKSGEINQVLAYICEFKPPADLPVPAFCRSDIQAISEFFETWLGSQISNRPFNGLVLAGGMSQRMGQDKAALVYRDKTQLETSTELLASLCQQVYVSCRGEQKNSLQALTAFPVLEDRLLGLGPLGGILTAFLHQPEAAWLVLAVDLPWLDSATLQYLIQNRDPFALATAFRSSTDGLPEPLCAIYEPRFKERLFAFLGAGYQCPRKALLNSPIQYLELPEPHRLANANTPQDYEAIRREMADGNRSGTLLLGEKA
- the moaA gene encoding GTP 3',8-cyclase MoaA, which codes for MCLSSVALASIIPSSFDQKEAKQLLDPHGRRIRKLRVSLLDACNFRCFYCMPEKIRFSSLRNALKIEELTGICSALVAAGITQIRLTGGEPTLRPDFQEVVKSLSQLPIEKLGLTSNGFLLEQHLAFLKLMGCHYLNISLDSLSEENFNRMTRSKGFSNVLSSVLKARELGFSLKLNTVVMRNENDHEILDFVRFSEETGIEIRFLELMKIGQACQYQSDAFVSAEEMLDRIQAQIALQPVQVDRDSTAFSFHTARGGRIGFIASESRPFCGSCSRLRLSHDGQLRACLMLNRGESLRNLDPAGLEQATQQVLAMKPITRLDSISQDMYRIGG
- the moaC gene encoding cyclic pyranopterin monophosphate synthase MoaC, with product MPGLSHIDAQNLPTMVDIGGKKPTRREAIAQTLVILPPEILACLTPEGEVLGPKGPVFQTAIIAGTMAVKRTHDLIPFCHPLPIENCKIEIEFYSENQIAIRCSVCVTHKTGVEMEALTGATVAALTVYDMCKALSHLIVIQETRLLSKTGGKCDYQASEDTPS
- a CDS encoding molybdopterin molybdenumtransferase MoeA, which translates into the protein MISVSEAMREILACIPSSPISELCLSEYYPAVLREPLVADRPFPPFDRVAMDGIALAHKTWQGGQRAFKVEAQQPAGTPAHTLHSELHCIEVMTGAVLPRGCDCVVKIEDLDLHEGRAHLKPDIKLQPRQNIHSQGSDYQTGEVLAKPGSILRAHHYAIAASVGKTSIKVSRLPRIALVSTGDELVQPSRSPLPHQIRSSNQSFFASALFQAHLAETENFHLPDSAPALESGLSSILAEFDMLIISGGVSMGLYDLVPGTLAKLGVRKIFHKVAQKPGKPLWFGVSQAGLPIFALPGNPVSAAICLYRYVFPALFQSLNRSPYPLSALLNQTVRFSKSLTQFLPVKLCQNESAQWLADPVKINGSGDFATLAKSDGFLELPAQPEVFEKGCAYPLWLWQV
- a CDS encoding twin-arginine translocase TatA/TatE family subunit, producing the protein MFGIGVPELLLILVLALIIFGPGKLPEVGKAIGRGLSEFRKAAKDVQEAADLSLTEKTGESSAEDAKKVEKSKV